GGAGAGATGTGCCTACCCAGCAGGAGCATCTTGATCTCGTTTCTCTGCATCATCTTGTCGCGCTTGAGCTGGTTCTCAATCTCCTCGTTGCGGGCCTTGCCCTCCTTGTCCTCGGTACTCATTCCGCAACCCATTTTGGCGGTAGTGTCGTGGTGGTGATTTATTAAAACGAAGAATAGTAAATTCGATAGAAAGGTCGTGAAGGAGAGGCAAAGAAGCGTCTCAGAGACTAAGGCAAACAGGCAAACGTCAACACTCTGCTTAATTCTCCGCGGCGACGTGCCCGTCGTACAAGCGCGACCAAGCAGATTGACCGTGCCGGAAGCAAGGGCAATTGGCAGCTCCGACGGACCAACCGGATAATAGACTTTAGGGGAGAGATAGCATTCTGCGAAGCTTCTTCATAAGGAACTTACATTTCTCACTCGGAAGACGACGATAATCCAAAAGAGAGGATAAGTGGATGGAAAGTATTCAGGGAGTTCGAAAGaacggagaggaagaagaggtatTATTATTAAGGCGTCGCAACCTCGGACGGGAAGTGGataagagaaaaaggaaggcGACAAAGGAATAAAGAACGGGGGTCTTTGAGGAATGAAAGAAGAACCCTCAATTCAGCAGTTTGAGAACTgatgaagagaaaggaggaaaaaaagaaaaaagaggaaataGGAAaggatgaagagaagaagaaaagaagaaagacaagGCAGAGACACAGACAAGAGAAAGCCCGAAGAGTGAACAATTGAGAGTAAGGGGCGAGAGGAGGGGCTGCGCTTTGTGATTGGCTCGTTGCAGAATCTCTTAGCGTGGCTCCAGTGGAGGGTTTTCATTACGCGGTTTTACAGGGGCCAGTGTTACGAGTTTTATTGGTGGAGATGGCTAAGGGGCTCCCATAAGATCCGCTCGGTACATTCCTTCGCCAATAAGACTCAGTATCCCCTATTTAGTGGATCAAGTCTAATACGGTCTAATACCATACTTACAGCACCCACCTTCGGAGACTACTGTACTCTTCTATCACTCTATGCAGAGTAGTTATAAAGACTCTGCATACTACTCGTATAAAGTGAAGATAGCCGAGATGAGGCCAGAAGATCCGGCATCACGAACGAAAAAAACGGTTGTTCTGATTGAGAACGCGATAGATCACTTGCCCTCTCACTCTCACTCTTACACACACTCTCTCACCACTTTTCAGGAGTTGAGTTGCTGATGGTATTTCCGCAGATCTGGTTAACTCCGTGGTTATCTTGCTACAGTTAGAAAGACGCCTAATTGCCCCTGTTATCCACTGCCACTTACTCAGTTCCCGGGTGACTCGTCTTGGATTAACTGAGTACGGCCACAAAGAGTGAATTATTCATTTCTCTATAACTGTATACAGTACCTGTACTTGTACGTCAGGAACGAGGTGCAAGTGATGTGTCCAGCCAGACATGTGGTTCTGACTCGTCTCCTCATACTCGCATGGTACCTTACCCACCTCCCCTTAACTGTCCGTCGATCTCTCCGCAACAATCTTGTCTTGCCCAGTAATTGGGCCCTTTTTACGGGATACGGAGTCAGAACAAAGCTTATGAAGCCTGCAAGACTAACTCTGATATGTGTATAATCCAATTGTTTTAAGTCACTGTTTGTTCACTGGGTATCTCGCTGACTCGGAGTGCAGATACCCCTGATGCACATCTCCACCACCGCCTTCTAGTCGCCTTCGGTGCAGATGCTGACATAAAGTCCCCTCCGTGACTAACTTATTGGCGTCCGTTCCAGAGTTTCAGGTCACCACATGGCATGATCTTTACAGGGCATTTTATGCTCGGTAACTCTATTAATATTAAAGTGGATGTGATTCCTCATTTTCGCAGATATTGACCCACAGTAGAGTCGATATGAATTCCGGAGTACGACATCCTCTAAAATATCCAGGGGAAGCAGTGCTTGCATCCGATCCATGAGAGGACATGCTCAACAACTTGCAGGCGGGATGTTATCGATTGAATGATCCCGACCGACTTGTAGAATCTTTCCGTCGTGCTCGGGATCAACAATGAGTCGATCGCTACGTTATATTTGACCATGGTGGGTACATCGCAAGCTCAAATAGACCATCTGCTTCAGGCACCATTGGCTCTGGGTTGCTTATCAGTACGAAGCGAATACAGAAATAGATTCCAgcaacttcttcttcgtcacgCTACAATGACTCCGACGATGGATCTACTCCGATCGGTAATCGACCGTACTCCAGGGTCGTGAAGCACTGGACCCCCAAGCTGTGCGACATGTACTCCAATACATAATACAAGTCAACGTCGCATTCGCGAAAACTCGCAGAACCATCCTAGCCATGGTACCCTCATCTACTTGGAGCAACATTGGGTGTTCTCTGCCAACCACGGTACCGGGTAATATTCCGTAGATGGGGACGAACCTCCATGTTCCATGGTTTCGGGGGCAATAGCTGAAGACTTGGGTTTTGAGTTCGCAGCAGGAACAGGAAGGTGTTTATTCTGTATCGGGCTCCAATTGGCCACGCAAAGTATCTGTACAGAGCCGAAATGCAGTGCGCGCAGTACCACAAGTACAAAGTACGGTACAGCTCTGTGGAGAACACCGGGTGTCCCCAATACTCCAGTCAAGGAAGTCTATTCCGGTATCGCAGCATGGTGGCCACATGCCCCAGAAATTTCGAATCTTACAGGGCATTACATAGTACAGACAAAAGCAACCAACTGGAACCTCAGTCAGTCATCGTAGCCATGGAAGCGGTAAAGAAAATGTACTAAAAGGAATGCTCCAAGCAATCCACGGAACCGAGGTCGacccaaagaaaaaagaagaaaaaaaaaagatcgGAACGATCGACCGCCGATGCTCCGATTCCCCTTGGGTCCCAGACCAGATCTGGCCGGACTCATTTTCTCTTCATCAAAAGCCTCATTGACTCAATTGACCCAAAATTGGGCCATTATATTCAGTGTATAACGGCATACCTATATAATCACCATGCACCACGAGATGTCCCACATGGGCCCTCGGGGTATGTCCATGCCTATTGTTCTGCCAGCGCGCGTTCTCGTCTCGTCGCTAACACTGCCCAACGCTATGCAGCCTTCAACCATGACCAAAGCAACGACGCAGAAGCCGAATATGACCGTCTCCGCGACTTAGCCAGACAAGAAGCCTCAAAGCGCGGTTCATGCTTTCAACGGGTGCGCCTCCTTTTTCACAACACCTCGACCAGTCAATGTTGATTTGGAAATTGTCTAGTCTCAAGAAGCCTACTCCAGCGGCGATGGCGCTGCAGCCAAGGAGCTTTCAGAACAAGGTAAAGCGCACGGGCGCAAGATGGAAGAATACAACAAACAAGCGTCCGAGTTTATTTTCCGTGAAAACAACGCGAATGGTCGTGTCGCAGCGGATACTATCGATCTGCATGGGCAGTTTGttgaggaggcggaggataTCCTAGAAGAGCGGATTAAGTACGCTAAGCAACATGGGCAGAATCATCTTCATGTGTATGTTCTTTCCTTCCATCAGGTTTGGCCTGTTGCGACAAAAGAAAGTAGCTAATGCGAACTGGTAAAACAGCATCGTCGGCAAAGGAAACCACTCCGCGAACCACGTCCAGAAAATCAAGCCCCGTGTTGAAAAGGTCTGTCGCGAGATGGGCCTGCAGTACGCCACTGAGGAAAACGCCGGTCGTATCTACGTTAATCTCACCGGCGGTGCCGCCGATCTGGGCGCCGTTCCTTCGCCTTAcgaccaccagcaccagcagtcCTCGCACCAGCAGTACCCCAGCCAGCAGTACCACCAGCAGCCgcaccaacagcaacagcaacagcagcatggCGGGCAGAACCAGCAGCAGGACCAGGTCGAGCAGGTGGTCAATGCCATCTTGCCGCGTGTGTTGCGCAAGTTGGAGAAGGCTTGCTGTGTGGTTATGTAAAGGCATCTAACAACATGTCATCATTTTGCCATGGTTTTGCCATGTTATTGTTCTATATTGGCATCTTTACTTGGGTACGATTAATGCTTTTTGGTATGATGAGGTTTTCATCTCATTATTGGATTTGATATACCCCCGGGATCTTTGGTAATCTGCTCAGTTTCAGTATCTACCTGCGGGAATGGATTTCTGTTTACTAGGTTTTAGGCactttatatatatatatatatatatatatatatcaagtttctcatttctcatgttTTCAATTCGCTTTCAGAATACAAGTCCAGGCTTATATCAAGGGTATATCTAACGGCAGCCAACGGCAAAACATAATCCAAACACGTCCGaaaaaaaagcaacaaaAGAATCACCGAGCCTCGTTTAACGTGGTCTCCGTAATTTTATCCAGAATAGCTCGCACCATTGCCCCATCGCCTCGTGCGTTACCACTGGAGTCGATCTCATCGATCAAAGTCAACGCCCGATCACGAAGATCCCGAACCACCTGCCGCGTATATGCAAAACTCCCCGTGCTCTCCATATAACTTGTGGCATACAGCTTCACCTCCTCATCCTTAGTCTTCTGCTTCAGGATACTGATGAGCTGGTGATTCCCTGGATCTGACTGAATACTATGAATAATAGGGAATGAGAACTTTCCCTCTGTCAAATCCTCGCAAAGACCCTTATTCTTGGTATATGTTGTATTTGAGAGATTCAGATAGTCATCACAGATCTGAAATATCAACCCCATCACATTCACCAAGCTCACACAGTCTTTCCCTGTGTTGCTCTGAGCTTGCATCAATTTCACTGCAAGCCTGAAAAGTCCACCGGTTTTGTTCCCAACCATCTCCAGGTATTCATCTTCGCTGGGGCAGGTGAGGGTTTCGCGCCAGAAGAGGTCCATCCCTTGGCCGCGATGGAGGTTTAGGAGTTCTTGGGTGTAGATGTCAATAGCAGTAGGGCTGTTGAGCTTCTGGGCTTCTTGGAGGGCCAGGAAGTAGACGTAGTTGGCGGAGTTGATGGTTTGCGCGGTGCCAAAAATGTTATGCGCTACAGGGATTCCGCGTCGGAGGATGGAGTTGTCTTCGACGTCGTCAATACTACATAGCAGATCCATTAGTCTCAATACCAGGATAGAAGAAACTTATTCAACAAGGCAAACCTACAGCAGAGAAGCTGTATGAAGCATCGCCACCACCCTGTTGATGATAGTCAAGCTTTCTGGAGGGACCTTCAGCCATGCGTTGAAGGCATGGATGAGCTGCCGCCTGATATCCTTCCCTGGATGTTGCTGCATATAATCGTATGGCCCCATAAGAATCCGCTCATTTTCTTCCGACCACTGTCCATCTTTATGTTTGGTGCCGTCTAAGCTTGACCGATTCCGCTTGTGTCTGCCCCCGCTGTCTGGGACAGAGGTATCTGTGGTCTGCAGAGGCCCTCCATTTAGTTTTGTTGGTCTAGAGTCCATATCATAATCCTCAGCGTTTGGTATAATCATGTCTGCAGCGTGATTTGTGGCCGAAGCGTCTTGTTTGCTGAATCGCATGTGTTGGCGGAACTGCCACCGATGACGACAAAATGCACGAGGCGGTCAGCGAATCTGTGTTAGAGCAGTAAACGTCCTAGCGCTGTATTGATACTTCAAGTCTTGTTGTTTGTTAAAATTCCATATAAAAGAGAGATAGAAGATGCgcgggagaaaagaaaacgtCTTGTATCTGAATGGAGGGGCAGAGATTGGATATCACATGCACCCCGCATATGCGCTGCGCAATGCAATGCCATTATTTCTCCCTCTCGTGACATCCCAAGACAGCTCCTAATACTTCGGAGCCGTCATTATCTTGAATGAAGTCATTAATTGAGCCGTTTTATGTCGATGAAACCAACTGCTGCAAGGATAGCGTAATTGTATGACTATGGTCCGTGTGAGGACATTCCTCCTTGATAGACCGCAAGGTCAGCCACCAGCTGAAGAAAGACAAAAAGCCATTGCCAGCTGGCAAAGAATGGGCCCTGTTCATTAATATAACCCAATAAGCCCCCTCCATTCATACTCTGATCCATCAAGGACCCTTCGACTGGTCCAAACGGGAATCCATCGACAAACAGGGCGCTGGGTCACCCGGGGCAACGGCATTGAACAAGGAAGCTAAGATAAAAGAGGATCCATGATTGACGCTCGTCCCGGGAAACGAATCAAGGCATTGGAGAATTATTATCGGAGGTGAGCGCAAAAAGAAGATTGCCTTTTAGGTGGGAATGAAAAAACTGGGGGACGCGGTGAGCATCGACTATCCGAACCAGATCTTATTTATTTTTGTATAGTTCCCGCTCATCCACTACGATCATTGCTACTATTTCTCTCTACatatttcttcttttctcggGTCGTGCACCTTATTCTTTGCTTTATTTTACTTTCCTATAGTTTTCTTAGCTTCATCTACTATCCGGTTCCCGTCTAGTGTTACTCTGAAACCTCATGGAGACGTTGTTGGCCCATTCGTTCGATTACCTCTCTTCATACGAGCCCAGCAAAGTGCGTAAAGGCCTGCGCCAAGTTGAAGGTCTTCTTGCACAGATATGTCTCTCCAAAGCGAAACAGTCGCCAATCGTGCGGAAAAGGTCAATGATGGGAATGGGTTCACCCCAGCCGGCTGCTAGACCGTTATCAGAGATCAAAGACGACCCTGCGTTCCGGGAGTTTTTCAAACTACAAGAAGGGTTTCAGTGGAACGGTAAGCCTCCTCGCACGGTCTTCTTTATATCTCATATAGATTGAAACTGACGAACCTAGTGGCGATGCGACTGGTCACTTGTCTAGAACATCTACTGGGCCGAGGGAGCAACGGCACCAACGACCTGCTCATCCTCGCAACCTTAGACCTCATCCAAGGCGCTCTTCTTCTACATCCGCCATCGCGCACCCTCTTCGCCCGTGAAATTTACATGAATTTGCTCCTTGACCTCCTCGATCCGATCAATTGCCCTGCTATCCAATCCACAACACTCCTCACTCTCGTGACGGCCTTGCTGGACAATCCGGCCAACACGCGCACCTTTGAACAGCTCGATGGTCTGTTCACAGTGACATCCCTGTTCAAGCAGCGCGCAACATCGCGCGAGGTCAAGCTGAAACTTGTCGAGTTCCTTTACTTCTACCTGATGCCCGAGACCCCCACCAATCTCCCCGCAGGCGCCAATGCGTCCAGTCCGGGGATGCAGCGCAGAGGTCCACATTTGCGAAGCCCCAAAGGAAGTCGTCAATCAGCAAACGGGAGCCGTGCTACGCGCACGACAGATGAGAAACAAGCGCTGCTGGGCAGATATCTCAATAACGTGGCGGACTTGGTCGAAGATCTCAAAGAAACTGCGCCATTCGGAGCGACCGTCTATTGAGGCTGATTATGGCACACGATATGCTACGCACGATGTTAACGGTTTCGTTTATGAGCTTTGCATTTGAGCGAGGGAGTGAGTGCATTTTGCTTGCGTTATTTGGATTATGTCTGTTGGGCTTGGTTGCACTTTACCTTTCTCTTCCATTTTCTTACTTTCTTTTGGATTGTTCTATTCCCATTCTATTCGCCCCGTCAGGCACGGAATTTTGCGTTCTCTTATTTATTGGTCTTTTGGTCTTTACTCGCCTGATCATTCCGCTATGGAATCCCAATCGAGCCGGTGTCATTGGTTATGATTCTTATCTGCTTGATATTGTTTGCGCTGGAAGATCATATCATCTATTGACGATATCATGTCCTGCTACATTAATCCTCCGTGCCCTAGGGCTATGATAAATGATGGTAGCGGAAAACAGCACGAGAGCCAAGTGAGGATGGCGACTTAGTATTTTGATTGATGTTTATGATCCATGAAATACACCAAACTCAAGTTCAAAAGTTTTTGTATCCTTCTACTATCACTCTTCAATCACCAAAGCTGAATCGTAGTCGACAGTGTTGAATATTGCGTTAGTAGATAGAGAAATGTATCATGCCAGGAAAAGGACATGTAACTTATAAGAGTGGAAGTTAGTTTCCGCATGACATAGTATCACATAACGCTGGTAATATAcatgagaaagaggaaagcAGCTTAGAAGTATCTTAACAACCGCTCCCGATGCTGCACTAAATTCTTATacttcttcaacaactgTCCCAACCGGTTCTGTTTCCATCCCATTCCATCATCCAAGatcagatgcgtgtatgcgAAAACGCTAGCATCAAACAGCCCGGGTTTAGGACGGTCGAAGAAGTTCTGCTGATTCCCTAATAGTGTCGATAGAGCCTCGAATGCATTATCTGCCTCCGCTTCCAAATCACTGACATCGATGTATTTGTACGATTTGAGGAGCTCGTCGCCCGCGGCTTGTTGTAGTTGGATGCTTAGAGCGGACCGGACTACCGAGCTGGTAGTGGCTGGCTTGACGTACAGCCGCCGTGCGACGGCATCAAAGTTCTCCGGGTCTAGATACAAGGCGTATAACTAGGTGGCCATACGTTAGTTCGGGGAAGATATCCGAAACTAGTGGTGAAATAAACGCACCCAAGCATTCCGTATCCGGTGATCCAGTAGCGATGCATATACGTCAAATCGTACATCCAGCTGCTGCTCCTCTTCGCAATGGACCTGCTCAATGGCCCATTTTTGTACTTTGCTGGCTGGGATCGGGACGTGTGTGTTCAATGGAAGGGCGGGAAGGACGAAAGGAAGGGCTCCCGTTGGGGATGCGTGATTGTTCGAAGGGACGATCTCGAAGTCAATTCCGACAAATTTCAGATATGCCTGTAGCGATCATCGATTTGTTCATTAGCTCTTCACGAATTTGCCTATAGATAAACAATGGAATCGCACTAACCTGCCACTTGAGACATTGCGGGTTGAACGACGGTCTCCCACGCCGGGCACTTGCTGCGTCTGTGAATATAAACAACCGATTTCCCTGTGCGTTCGTCCCTGTCCGTTCAGGAAGGTCATTCGGAGGATATGTGGTCAGAGGAAACCGGTCGAAGATGCGTTTTATCGGGGCAGGGACGGAGAAGAAATCGCGGGTGCGCGTAACGACATTGTCCGACATTGTGCCTTCCCGGGTCATGTGGAGGGAAGTATATGAAGCTTCAATATGTTCCCGACAGGGTCTCAAATGTCGAAATGTCTCTGCTGAGTCTAGTGGAAATGAAGCTCACCACGTAACATCATAGTCGTTGGAAGTTAATTGATTACGGCTTGGTTCCGCGGCGATGATAATTCACCGCTTTCAGGAACCGGCAATTGCGAGATCCCGGCAGAAAAACCGCGACCCCGCGGTTATTATTGAGTGAATCAGCATacctaccaccaccacagggATTATTTATCCAATTCCCCTCTCTGGACGTTCGAGCGTTGCTAGCGGGGTTTTCGGGTCTTCCCGCTGGCTGTTTCATTGTGGTTCGCGTCATTCCTTTTTATCTTTCCCTGACCTTTATTACTCCGGCGCTTTCGCCGCATTATCAGATTTGGCTGGGATCCGCTATCTATCGACCGACCTTTTGTCACACCCCAGTAACACATCTTCCGGGGTTGTTTGGATAGAAGCATTATCTGTTTTTGATTTCTTGGCTTATGGCCAATAACAACTAAGGTGGTCTATTTTAAAGAACTGGGGTTCTATTTTAACCCTGTAAAGAGCCGACCGCCCTCCCATCATGCCGCTCGACGAAGAGGGTGCAAAGTGGTCCTGGTACGAGTCTTTTGTCTGCTTCAAGATGTCTACTGTATATACTGATCTATAATCTTCTGGTCTCTAGTGAGCCATGTATTCGGGGCCATCGATCGTCAAAATGCCAGCATTTCGATCGACTGATGATGAAAGTCCCGAAGGCTGGACGGCCCTTGGCCAAATGTCCGCATCCCAAAGGAACGTGTAGTTGTAAGAAGACATACGCAGTGATGATTCGCATTCCAAAAGGTCAGTCGCCCAACCGCTCTCTGTGTCATGTTCACCCATCCTTACTTTTGTCCTAGGATCAACCTGCATGTGTCGACCGTTGTACGAGGTACCTATCGAAGATGAAACCGATAATGCCTCTACCCGTTCGACGACAACACCAGTTACGATCGCTCCGGCCATTACTCCGAGCTCGGTAGCGCCGACTCCTCCGCCCACTATAGGAAAGGTCCAGAAAACTGGAAGAAGGCAGAGTAATCTTCAGGCGGCTCCCGAAAATATTGCTAGAGCATTGGAATCCATTGCCAAAGCTGAAAACGAGCGTTCTGACAATGGTACATGCAACGATTTGCCATCATACGCTTCGCAGAATCAAAGCTTCCCGACTCCATATGGTCCTCTGGCCCACCAGCAGCCAACTGTGATCCAGGGCCAAGCTCATGACATTAGCACACCCACGGCACCCGAGAGTAACAGCTGTTGCTCGGGCAAAGCAGCCGCCAAACCAACTCAACCACCAACTCAACCACCACCTGAGCAGCCGCCTGAGCAGCCGGCTCAACAGGGTTCTTGTTGTGGAGAGCAGGGACCGAAATTGGAACAACACGCCGCGTCCGAACCTAGACCAGAAGAAAGTGGCATCGATCATCGTGCAATGGCAAACGGTTCAACGGCAAATGGGTTATCTTACCCTTCGTTCCCTGCTCCAACTGTTCCAACTTGGCAGAATTTCCATGCTCCCGGTCACGGTAACTTGGTTCAACCCTTTCCGGTACATCAACCACGAACTCAAGCGCCCGTTTATTATCCTCCATACGCAACAGCGCCCAGCTATCCGTATCAAAACATACCACAGAGTGTCGGGTTCACACCAATGGCCATGCCAGCTTTCCCGCCGACCCAACCTCAGAGCCTTTCATACACGTCACCCACTGCTGAATGTTCGGAGCACGTATGTCACTGCGGTGATGGTTGCCAGTGCTTGGGGTGCGCCTCTCACCCGTTCAATAATACTACGAGACAACACGTTCAAGAGATGGGTCTTATAGTAGGCCTTAATGGTGAAGAGCAGAACCAGCACTCTCCATATTCCACAAACGCTGCTCCTACCCCGCTGGACTACTCTGTTACCGCCATGAACCATTACTCGGGGCAAACTCATTCGCACCACATGGGCAATGGCTTCTCGCCTCACCTCAGCTATGCACCAGATCAGTTCATGGAACCCTCCGAGTATTACACTCTGGAGTACCCTGTGGGATTGCCGAGCTCCTGCTCTGATGTGACTGGCAGTTGCCAATGCGGAAATGACTGCAGCTGCGTTGGCTGTCTTACACACAGCGGCCATAACGGCTTTGCCTTCCAGCCGGTTTCAACAGAAGGTGTTAGCTTCCACGCCAGCCCACCGGCTCAGCAATCAAGCCCGAGATTGTCGAGAGATCCGTCTGTTCCTTCGCCTAGTCTGTAATCAGTCTTCGTTTGATTCCACGGCTTGATGGTGATGCTTTCACTTTCCACAAATATCCTGTTCGCATTAATGATTATCATGATACCCCTGCAATAGATACCTAAAGCCAAGGTTGTTGGGTacgtttttcttttcctctgtCTTTTCTCTGTCTCGTGTCTCTTTCAGTGCTTGGGCTCCTGGAAAATGGGAACATCTATGGGCGTTATTCTCCCCTCTTTTGTTTGAGTCTATTTTTCATTTTATATATCTTGTTTGCATTGATTTACCATCTTCAGAATTCCTCATCAAGTCTTATAGTCAG
This Aspergillus chevalieri M1 DNA, chromosome 3, nearly complete sequence DNA region includes the following protein-coding sequences:
- a CDS encoding Smr domain-containing protein (COG:L;~EggNog:ENOG410PN5B;~InterPro:IPR036063,IPR013899,IPR002625;~PFAM:PF01713,PF08590;~antiSMASH:Cluster_3.5), which gives rise to MHHEMSHMGPRAFNHDQSNDAEAEYDRLRDLARQEASKRGSCFQRSQEAYSSGDGAAAKELSEQGKAHGRKMEEYNKQASEFIFRENNANGRVAADTIDLHGQFVEEAEDILEERIKYAKQHGQNHLHVIVGKGNHSANHVQKIKPRVEKVCREMGLQYATEENAGRIYVNLTGGAADLGAVPSPYDHQHQQSSHQQYPSQQYHQQPHQQQQQQQHGGQNQQQDQVEQVVNAILPRVLRKLEKACCVVM
- the BTS1 gene encoding FPP/GGPP synthase family protein (COG:H;~EggNog:ENOG410PG5T;~InterPro:IPR033749,IPR008949,IPR000092;~PFAM:PF00348;~SMCOG1182:Polyprenyl synthetase;~antiSMASH:Cluster_3.5;~go_process: GO:0008299 - isoprenoid biosynthetic process [Evidence IEA]), which gives rise to MRFSKQDASATNHAADMIIPNAEDYDMDSRPTKLNGGPLQTTDTSVPDSGGRHKRNRSSLDGTKHKDGQWSEENERILMGPYDYMQQHPGKDIRRQLIHAFNAWLKVPPESLTIINRVVAMLHTASLLIDDVEDNSILRRGIPVAHNIFGTAQTINSANYVYFLALQEAQKLNSPTAIDIYTQELLNLHRGQGMDLFWRETLTCPSEDEYLEMVGNKTGGLFRLAVKLMQAQSNTGKDCVSLVNVMGLIFQICDDYLNLSNTTYTKNKGLCEDLTEGKFSFPIIHSIQSDPGNHQLISILKQKTKDEEVKLYATSYMESTGSFAYTRQVVRDLRDRALTLIDEIDSSGNARGDGAMVRAILDKITETTLNEAR
- a CDS encoding cell division control protein 14 (COG:S;~EggNog:ENOG410PKM8;~InterPro:IPR012535;~PFAM:PF08045;~antiSMASH:Cluster_3.5), which codes for METLLAHSFDYLSSYEPSKVRKGLRQVEGLLAQICLSKAKQSPIVRKRSMMGMGSPQPAARPLSEIKDDPAFREFFKLQEGFQWNVAMRLVTCLEHLLGRGSNGTNDLLILATLDLIQGALLLHPPSRTLFAREIYMNLLLDLLDPINCPAIQSTTLLTLVTALLDNPANTRTFEQLDGLFTVTSLFKQRATSREVKLKLVEFLYFYLMPETPTNLPAGANASSPGMQRRGPHLRSPKGSRQSANGSRATRTTDEKQALLGRYLNNVADLVEDLKETAPFGATVY
- a CDS encoding putative mitochondrial outer membrane protein (Sam35) (COG:S;~EggNog:ENOG410PNDK;~InterPro:IPR012336,IPR033468,IPR021211;~PFAM:PF10568,PF17171,PF17172;~antiSMASH:Cluster_3.5) encodes the protein MTREGTMSDNVVTRTRDFFSVPAPIKRIFDRFPLTTYPPNDLPERTGTNAQGNRLFIFTDAASARRGRPSFNPQCLKWQAYLKFVGIDFEIVPSNNHASPTGALPFVLPALPLNTHVPIPASKVQKWAIEQVHCEEEQQLDVRFDVYASLLDHRIRNAWLYALYLDPENFDAVARRLYVKPATTSSVVRSALSIQLQQAAGDELLKSYKYIDVSDLEAEADNAFEALSTLLGNQQNFFDRPKPGLFDASVFAYTHLILDDGMGWKQNRLGQLLKKYKNLVQHRERLLRYF
- the mac1 gene encoding putative copper-activated transcription factor GRISEA (COG:S;~EggNog:ENOG410PS90;~InterPro:IPR036395,IPR001083;~PFAM:PF00649;~antiSMASH:Cluster_3.5;~go_component: GO:0005634 - nucleus [Evidence IEA];~go_function: GO:0003677 - DNA binding [Evidence IEA];~go_function: GO:0003700 - DNA-binding transcription factor activity [Evidence IEA];~go_function: GO:0005507 - copper ion binding [Evidence IEA];~go_process: GO:0006355 - regulation of transcription, DNA-templated [Evidence IEA]) — translated: MPLDEEGAKWSCEPCIRGHRSSKCQHFDRLMMKVPKAGRPLAKCPHPKGTCSCKKTYAVMIRIPKGSTCMCRPLYEVPIEDETDNASTRSTTTPVTIAPAITPSSVAPTPPPTIGKVQKTGRRQSNLQAAPENIARALESIAKAENERSDNGTCNDLPSYASQNQSFPTPYGPLAHQQPTVIQGQAHDISTPTAPESNSCCSGKAAAKPTQPPTQPPPEQPPEQPAQQGSCCGEQGPKLEQHAASEPRPEESGIDHRAMANGSTANGLSYPSFPAPTVPTWQNFHAPGHGNLVQPFPVHQPRTQAPVYYPPYATAPSYPYQNIPQSVGFTPMAMPAFPPTQPQSLSYTSPTAECSEHVCHCGDGCQCLGCASHPFNNTTRQHVQEMGLIVGLNGEEQNQHSPYSTNAAPTPLDYSVTAMNHYSGQTHSHHMGNGFSPHLSYAPDQFMEPSEYYTLEYPVGLPSSCSDVTGSCQCGNDCSCVGCLTHSGHNGFAFQPVSTEGVSFHASPPAQQSSPRLSRDPSVPSPSL